One genomic window of Coffea eugenioides isolate CCC68of chromosome 1, Ceug_1.0, whole genome shotgun sequence includes the following:
- the LOC113760483 gene encoding uncharacterized protein LOC113760483: protein MDKRWMSMSRSSDQYKVGLEDFLDFAFTNGSIGEMILCPCIRCGNGVFVTREQAKSHLIWKGFIKGYTQWLAHGELSSNLHHTSSHGSSNEVPPLNPIDDMQGLLQDVVGVLNQNLDVGERLEPEQPNIEAEKFYNLINDSKQPLYPDCPQFSKLSFLVRLLHIKCLSKIPDSVFNTLLDLLRQALPEGVNLPNSYYEAKKIMKELGLGYEKYDACPNDCTLYWGKDESKIKCDTCKHLRWEGTKDDPTGEKRKVPHKVLWHFPLKPRLQRLFMSSKTASFMKWHVEGRTKDGRMRHPADTSVWQSFDYQNPEFAKDPRNVRLGLAFDGFNPFKSMNVNHSTWPVVLMPYNLPPWMCMKQPYFMLSLLIPGPYAPGNNIDVYLQPLIAELKELWDVGMTTYDASSKENFQMHAALLWTISDFPGYANLSGWSTKGYLACPVCHKHTVSHHLRHGSKQCYMGHRRFLEKEHPYRKDKRHFDGKKEHGVAPPRLTGDMILEELRSYKIKFGKAVNDNPELPFNWKKQSIFFDLPYWKNNLLRHCLDVMHIEKNVCETIVRTLLNVDGKYDNLGVRHDLEEMGIRAGLHPITDEFGRAYLPPTCFYLDKKEKELFCKILKKVKVPDGYSATIFEVCAFETSQTNRT, encoded by the coding sequence ATGGATAAAAGATGGATGAGTATGTCACGATCAAGTGATCAGTATAAAGTTGGTTTAGaagattttcttgattttgcatTTACGAATGGAAGTATAGGGGAGATGATTTTATGCCCATGTATTAGGTGTGGAAATGGGGTATTTGTCACGAGAGAGCAGGCCAAATCACACTTGATATGGAAAGGATTTATTAAGGGATATACTCAATGGTTAGCTCATGGAGAGCTATCTTCGAATTTGCATCATACATCTTCACATGGCTCATCAAATGAAGTTCCACCACTCAATCCCATAGATGATATGCAGGGGTTGTTACAAGATGTAGTAGGAGTTCTAAATCAGAACCTAGATGTGGGAGAAAGATTAGAACCAGAACAGCCGAATATTGAGGCAGAAAAATTCTACAATTTAATAAATGATTCAAAGCAGCCCCTTTATCCAGATTGCCCGCAATTCTCTAAACTATCTTTTCTGGTCCGCTTGTTACATATTAAATGTCTCAGCAAAATACCCGATTCTGTATTTAATACACTTCTTGATTTGTTGAGGCAAGCACTCCCAGAAGGTGTAAATCTACCCAATTCTTATTatgaagcaaaaaaaataatgaaagaaCTAGGACTTGGATACGAAAAATATGATGCATGTCCTAATGATTGCACATTGTATTGGGGAAAAGATGAATCAAAGATAAAATGTGACACTTGTAAGCATCTACGGTGGGAAGGAACAAAGGATGATCCTACTGGTGAAAAAAGAAAGGTTCCCCATAAGGTTTTGTGGCACTTTCCGCTTAAACCCAGATTGCAGCGTCTGTTCATGTCATCTAAAACAGCCTCTTTCATGAAATGGCATGTCGAGGGTCGTACTAAGGATGGTCGCATGAGACATCCTGCAGATACTTCGGTTTGGCAATCATTTGATTACCAAAATCCCGAATTTGCAAAAGATCCTCGTAATGTCAGATTGGGTTTAGCTTTTGATGGATTTAATCCATTTAAATCTATGAATGTGAACCATAGTACATGGCCGGTAGTACTGATGCCTTATAATTTGCCACCATGGATGTGCATGAAGCAGCCATACTTTATGTTGTCACTACTCATTCCTGGCCCATATGCACCTGGGAATAACATTGACGTTTACCTTCAACCTCTTATAGCTGAGTTGAAGGAATTGTGGGATGTAGGTATGACTACTTATGATGCATcatcaaaggaaaattttcagatGCATGCTGCTTTACTTTGGACCATTAGTGATTTTCCTGGTTATGCTAATTTATCTGGTTGGAGTACTAAAGGTTATTTAGCATGTCCAGTATGTCATAAGCACACCGTTTCACACCATTTAAGACATGGTTCAAAACAATGTTACATGGGTCATCGGCGATTTCTGGAAAAGGAGCATCCATATCGAAAAGATAAACGTCACTTTGATGGAAAAAAAGAACATGGAGTTGCACCACCTCGCTTGACAGGTGATATGATCTTGGAGGAGTTGAGGTcttataaaatcaaatttgGGAAGGCAGTCAATGATAACCCTGAATTACCCTTTAACTGGAAGAAACAAAGCATTTTTTTTGACTTGCCATATTGGAAGAACAATTTGTTACGTCATTGTCTTGATGTCATGCATATTGAAAAAAATGTATGTGAGACAATAGTTAGAACATTATTGAATGTGGATGGCAAGTATGATAACCTTGGTGTACGGCATGATTTGGAAGAAATGGGCATACGAGCAGGTCTTCATCCTATTACAGATGAGTTTGGGAGAGCATACTTGCCTCCAACATGTTTCTATTTGGATAAGAAGGAGAAAGAGTTATTCTGTAAAATTCTGAAAAAGGTTAAAGTACCGGATGGTTATTCAGCCACAATTTTCGAAGTCTGTGCATTTGAAACCTCCCAAACTAACCGGACTTAA
- the LOC113760477 gene encoding uncharacterized protein LOC113760477, which produces MESLKYQLPEGEEDSVGRNDVYAKVMGEERSGKVRTYGLGVTQSDLWGDIPSRSTCFRLVMKQSAAMSKMERRIQQLESIQQGRSQGQISPSSQRHTSQSSNAISRPIQVGDKVTIRSMVDSSKICAVGVVRNLDPTAEVGDIPLGSHWCEVHVNVPVENDEELMRPYHNFLKIGDAIGVAIARPINLVILEEN; this is translated from the exons ATGGAAAGCTTAAAATATCAACTTCCAGAAGGAGAAGAAGATAGTGTGGGTAGGAATGACGTGTATGCAAAAGTAATGGGTGAAGAAAGGAGTGGAAAAGTTCGTACATATGGTTTAGGAGTTACACAATCTGATTTGTGGGGCGATATACCAAGTCGTTCAACATGTTTTCGCTTGGTTATGAAACAAAGCGCTGCGATGTCAAAAATGGAGCGAAGAATTCAGCAACTAGAATCAATTCAACAAGGAAGATCACAAGGACAAATTTCGCCATCTTCGCAGAGACATACTTCACAGTCATCAAATGCTATTTCTCGGCCAATACAA GTTGGGGATAAAGTTACAATAAGAAGCATGGTTGATTCGTCCAAAATTTGTGCTGTTGGAGTGGTTAGAAATTTGGATCCAACTGCTGAAGTTGGTGACATACCTTTGGGATCACATTGGTGTGAAGTTCATGTGAATGTGCCTGTGGAGAATGATGAAGAGCTAATGAGGCCATACCATAATTTTCTCAAGATTGGAGATGCAATTGGAGTAGCTATTGCTCGGCCAATAAACCTG GTGATTCTTGAAGAAAACTAA